From Chelonia mydas isolate rCheMyd1 chromosome 22, rCheMyd1.pri.v2, whole genome shotgun sequence, the proteins below share one genomic window:
- the SLC37A4 gene encoding LOW QUALITY PROTEIN: glucose-6-phosphate exchanger SLC37A4 (The sequence of the model RefSeq protein was modified relative to this genomic sequence to represent the inferred CDS: deleted 1 base in 1 codon), with amino-acid sequence MVDKGYSYYRTVIFTAMFVGYTLYYFNRKTFSFVMPSIMEEIELDKDDLGLITSSQSAAYAISKFISGVLSDQMSARWLFSSGLLLVGVVNVVFSWSSTVTVFSGLWFLNGLAQGLGWPPCGKVLRKWFEPSQFGTWWAILSTSMNLAGGLGPIVAALMALSYDWRTTLSVSGFICMVASFVCLVLIKNEPSDVGLPNIGPGTMKGKKGSSRDDSTLAELLLSPYLWVLSTGYLVVFGVKTCCTDWGQLFLIQERGQSALVGSSYMSALEIGGLVGSIAAGYLSDRAVARVGLSSYGNPRHVLLLSMMAGMSASMYLFRVTVTSDSPKENDFRIVALHPLAALTGLTEQELWILILGAIFGFSSYGPIALFGVIANESAPSNLCGTSHAIVALMANVGGFLAGLPFSTIAKHYSWATAFWVAEITCVISTIAFFLLRNIRTKMGRVPKKID; translated from the exons ATGGTGGATAAGGGTTACAGTTACTACCGAACAGTGATATTCACTGCCATGTTTGTTGGCTACACACTGTACTATTTCaatagaaaaacattttcatttgtaaTGCCCTCAATCATGGAAGAAATAGAATTGGACAAAGATGACTTGG GTCTCATCACTAGCAGCCAGTCTGCAGCCTATGCTATCAGTAAATTTATCAGTGGAGTCCTCTCTGATCAAATGAGTGCCCGCTGGCTCTTCTCATCTGGCCTTCTACTGGTGGGCGTAGTCAATGTTGTCTTTTCTTGGAGCTCTACAGTTACAGTCTTTTCAGGGCTGTGGTTCCTGAATGGGCTGGCTCAAGGACTGGGGTGGCCACCGTGTGGGAAGGTACTGCGCAAA TGGTTTGAGCCTTCCCAGTTTGGGACGTGGTGGGCAATTCTCTCCACCAGCATGAATCTGGCTGGTGGCTTGGGCCCCATTGTTGCTGCTCTGATGGCTCTGAGCTACGACTGGCGCACAACTCTGTCCGTCTCTGGCTTCATCTGCATGGTTGCctcctttgtttgtcttgtcctGATTAAAAATGAACCCTCAGACGTTGGGCTACCAAACATTGGACCAGGAAccatgaaagggaaaaaag GCTCATCCAGAGATGACAGCACCCTGGCAGAGCTGCTACTCTCGCCGTACCTGTGGGTACTCTCAACTGGCTACCTGGTTGTCTTCGGAGTGAAGACATGCTGTACAGATTGGGGTCAGCTCTTCCTGATTCAGGAGAGAGGACAGTCTGCTCTTGTGG GCAGTTCTTACATGAGTGCCTTA GAAATCGGGGGCCTGGTAGGAAGCATTGCTGCTGGGTACCTTTCTGACAGAGCAGTAGCACGG GTGGGTCTGTCAAGTTATGGGAATCCTCGGCATGTGCTCCTGCTTTCCATGATGGCGGGAATGTCTGCTTCGATGTACCTTTTCCGGGTCACAGTCACAAGTGACTCTCCTAAG GAAAACGACTTCCGGATTGTAGCCTTGCATCCTCTCGCTGCCCTCACAGGCTTAACAGAACAGGAG CTGTGGATACTGATTCTAGGAGCCATCTTCGGGTTTTCTTCTTATGGACCAATTGCATTGTTTGGAGTGATAGCAAATGAGAGCGCACCTTCCAACCTGTGTGGCACCTCCCATGCTATTGTTGCACTAATGGCCAATG TTGGTGGTTTCCTGGCTGGATTGCCTTTCAGTACTATAGCCAAGCACTACAGTTGGGCCACAGCCTTCTGGGTAGCTGAAATAACATGTGTCATCAGCACCATAGCCTTTTTCTTATTACGGAACATCCGCACCAAGATGGGTCGGGTACCCAAGAAGATTGACTAA
- the TRAPPC4 gene encoding trafficking protein particle complex subunit 4 isoform X2, protein MAIFSVYVVNKAGGLIYQLDHYAPRSETEKTFSFPLDLVLKLHDERVVVAFGQRDSIRVGHAVLSINGIDVNGKYTAEGKEVLEYLGNPTNYPVSIRFGRPRLSSNEKLMLASMFHSLFAIGSQLSPELGSSGIEMLETDTFKLHCFQTLTGIKFVVLADPRQAGIESLLRKIYEIYSDFALKNPFYSLEMPIRCELFDQNLKLALEVAEKAGPFGPGS, encoded by the exons ATGGCCATCTTCAGCGTGTACGTTGTGAACAAGGCCGGAGGCCTCATCTACCAGCTGGATCACTACGCGCCGCGCTCCGAGACTGAGAAAACTTTCAGCTTCCCGTTGGACCTGGTGCTTAAGCTGCACGACGAGCGCGTGGTGGTGGCGTTCGGGCAGCGGGACAGCATCCGCG TTGGACATGCTGTGCTTTCCATCAATGGCATTGATGTGAATGGGAAATACACTGCTGAAGGGAAGGAGGTGCTGGAGTACCTTGGCAACCCTACCAACTATCCCGTGTCCATCCGTTTTGGCCGGCCTCGCCTCTCCTCCAATGAAAAGCTCATGCTGGCCTCCATGTTCCACTC GTTGTTTGCAATTGGGTCCCAGTTGTCTCCTGAGCTGGGGAGTTCCGGTATTGAGATGTTAGAAACAGACACATTTAAACTACACTGTTTTCAGACCCTAACAG GGATCAAATTTGTGGTGCTCGCTGATCCACGGCAAGCTGGGATAGAGTCCCTTCTGCGCAAGATCTATGAGATTTATTCTGACTTTGCTCTGAAAAATCCTTTCTACTCACTGGAGATGCCAATCAG GTGTGAGCTGTTCGATCAGAACTTGAAACTTGCTTTGGAGGTAGCAGAAAAAGCTGGACCATTTGGACCAGGATCATAG
- the TRAPPC4 gene encoding trafficking protein particle complex subunit 4 isoform X1: MAIFSVYVVNKAGGLIYQLDHYAPRSETEKTFSFPLDLVLKLHDERVVVAFGQRDSIRGGRPTGGAREAGKHWGSSEACGTVGHAVLSINGIDVNGKYTAEGKEVLEYLGNPTNYPVSIRFGRPRLSSNEKLMLASMFHSLFAIGSQLSPELGSSGIEMLETDTFKLHCFQTLTGIKFVVLADPRQAGIESLLRKIYEIYSDFALKNPFYSLEMPIRCELFDQNLKLALEVAEKAGPFGPGS, encoded by the exons ATGGCCATCTTCAGCGTGTACGTTGTGAACAAGGCCGGAGGCCTCATCTACCAGCTGGATCACTACGCGCCGCGCTCCGAGACTGAGAAAACTTTCAGCTTCCCGTTGGACCTGGTGCTTAAGCTGCACGACGAGCGCGTGGTGGTGGCGTTCGGGCAGCGGGACAGCATCCGCGGTGGGCGTCCGACTGGAGGCGCCAGGGAGGCTGGGAAACACTGGGGATCTAGCGAGGCCTGTGGAACCG TTGGACATGCTGTGCTTTCCATCAATGGCATTGATGTGAATGGGAAATACACTGCTGAAGGGAAGGAGGTGCTGGAGTACCTTGGCAACCCTACCAACTATCCCGTGTCCATCCGTTTTGGCCGGCCTCGCCTCTCCTCCAATGAAAAGCTCATGCTGGCCTCCATGTTCCACTC GTTGTTTGCAATTGGGTCCCAGTTGTCTCCTGAGCTGGGGAGTTCCGGTATTGAGATGTTAGAAACAGACACATTTAAACTACACTGTTTTCAGACCCTAACAG GGATCAAATTTGTGGTGCTCGCTGATCCACGGCAAGCTGGGATAGAGTCCCTTCTGCGCAAGATCTATGAGATTTATTCTGACTTTGCTCTGAAAAATCCTTTCTACTCACTGGAGATGCCAATCAG GTGTGAGCTGTTCGATCAGAACTTGAAACTTGCTTTGGAGGTAGCAGAAAAAGCTGGACCATTTGGACCAGGATCATAG